The following proteins are encoded in a genomic region of Tigriopus californicus strain San Diego chromosome 6, Tcal_SD_v2.1, whole genome shotgun sequence:
- the LOC131882097 gene encoding tensin-1-like isoform X3 has product MKQDAHKADGRKATSNIKVMNNHRVSGTSRRQLSDVGISVINPPISHQRNKSLPCIINNLHQEQESLKCRKSGSKPNLWSVLKRMKRLGVYLPNGDEFLSPIVSDTDSGLSDSPTNEFESHSRVPMSNHDQFVSTAYGNDPSNHLRHAAWYQPGLSREISMEILSSEPVGSFLVRCSESRLDSFALSLKVPNGSVIHYLIISNQHGWRIKGSTKAFSSLSTLIIHHSVMSELLPCPLLIHGDPLEDEQDPTADQFDLADYPDLLFTLRKAFGSSLDLSVPTHPSQSPLSVASSEGSNASV; this is encoded by the exons atgaaacaagACGCACACAAG GCTGATGGCAGAAAGGCCACTTCAAATATCAAAGTGATGAATAATCACAGGGTCTCGGGAACCAGTCGACGACAACTAAGCGACGTTGGG ATATCTGTAATCAACCCTCCAATTAGTCATCAAAGGAACAAGTCACTTCCTTGTATTATCAATAACCTTCACCAAGAGCAGGAATCGCTAAAGTGCAGGAAATCTGGATCCAAGCCGAATTTGTGGTCCGTTTTGAAGAGAATGAAACGATTAGGGGTTTATTTGCCCAATGGGGACGAGTTTCTATCTCCTATTGTCTCCGATACCGATTCTGGTCTCTCGGATAGTCcaaccaacgagtttgagagCCATTCCCGCGTTCCAATGTCCAACCACGATCAATTTGTCAGCACCGCGTACGGGAATGACCCAAGTAACCATTTAAGACATGCTGCTTGGTATCAGCCTGGTCTCTCAAG GGAAATTTCCATGGAGATCCTTTCTTCGGAACCAGTTGGCTCTTTTCTTGTAAGATGCTCAGAGAGTCGACTGGACTCATTTGCCTTGTCCCTAAAGGTGCCAAATGGCTCTGTGATCCACTACCTCATCATCTCTAATCAGCACGGCTGGCGCATCAAG GGCTCCACCAAGGCCTTTTCCTCACTCAGTACCTTGATCATTCACCACTCCGTGATGTCAGAACTCCTACCTTGTCCCTTGTTGATCCACGGGGATCCACTGGAAGATGAGCAGGATCCCACAGCCGATCAATTTGACCTGGCGGATTATCCCGATCTACTTTTCACTTTGCGAAAAGCTTTTGGATCATCCCTGGATTTGAGTGTTCCCACCCATCCATCACAATCACCTTTGTCGGTCGCCTCCTCAGAGGGATCAAATGCATCAGTGTAG
- the LOC131882097 gene encoding tensin-1-like isoform X4, with protein MNNHRVSGTSRRQLSDVGISVINPPISHQRNKSLPCIINNLHQEQESLKCRKSGSKPNLWSVLKRMKRLGVYLPNGDEFLSPIVSDTDSGLSDSPTNEFESHSRVPMSNHDQFVSTAYGNDPSNHLRHAAWYQPGLSREISMEILSSEPVGSFLVRCSESRLDSFALSLKVPNGSVIHYLIISNQHGWRIKGSTKAFSSLSTLIIHHSVMSELLPCPLLIHGDPLEDEQDPTADQFDLADYPDLLFTLRKAFGSSLDLSVPTHPSQSPLSVASSEGSNASV; from the exons ATGAATAATCACAGGGTCTCGGGAACCAGTCGACGACAACTAAGCGACGTTGGG ATATCTGTAATCAACCCTCCAATTAGTCATCAAAGGAACAAGTCACTTCCTTGTATTATCAATAACCTTCACCAAGAGCAGGAATCGCTAAAGTGCAGGAAATCTGGATCCAAGCCGAATTTGTGGTCCGTTTTGAAGAGAATGAAACGATTAGGGGTTTATTTGCCCAATGGGGACGAGTTTCTATCTCCTATTGTCTCCGATACCGATTCTGGTCTCTCGGATAGTCcaaccaacgagtttgagagCCATTCCCGCGTTCCAATGTCCAACCACGATCAATTTGTCAGCACCGCGTACGGGAATGACCCAAGTAACCATTTAAGACATGCTGCTTGGTATCAGCCTGGTCTCTCAAG GGAAATTTCCATGGAGATCCTTTCTTCGGAACCAGTTGGCTCTTTTCTTGTAAGATGCTCAGAGAGTCGACTGGACTCATTTGCCTTGTCCCTAAAGGTGCCAAATGGCTCTGTGATCCACTACCTCATCATCTCTAATCAGCACGGCTGGCGCATCAAG GGCTCCACCAAGGCCTTTTCCTCACTCAGTACCTTGATCATTCACCACTCCGTGATGTCAGAACTCCTACCTTGTCCCTTGTTGATCCACGGGGATCCACTGGAAGATGAGCAGGATCCCACAGCCGATCAATTTGACCTGGCGGATTATCCCGATCTACTTTTCACTTTGCGAAAAGCTTTTGGATCATCCCTGGATTTGAGTGTTCCCACCCATCCATCACAATCACCTTTGTCGGTCGCCTCCTCAGAGGGATCAAATGCATCAGTGTAG
- the LOC131882097 gene encoding tensin-1-like isoform X2 — protein sequence MPYLNLPNMLMDLDDGKEPADGRKATSNIKVMNNHRVSGTSRRQLSDVGISVINPPISHQRNKSLPCIINNLHQEQESLKCRKSGSKPNLWSVLKRMKRLGVYLPNGDEFLSPIVSDTDSGLSDSPTNEFESHSRVPMSNHDQFVSTAYGNDPSNHLRHAAWYQPGLSREISMEILSSEPVGSFLVRCSESRLDSFALSLKVPNGSVIHYLIISNQHGWRIKGSTKAFSSLSTLIIHHSVMSELLPCPLLIHGDPLEDEQDPTADQFDLADYPDLLFTLRKAFGSSLDLSVPTHPSQSPLSVASSEGSNASV from the exons atGCCCTATCTGAACCTGCCTAATATGCTAATGGATCTTGACGATGGGAAGGAACCT GCTGATGGCAGAAAGGCCACTTCAAATATCAAAGTGATGAATAATCACAGGGTCTCGGGAACCAGTCGACGACAACTAAGCGACGTTGGG ATATCTGTAATCAACCCTCCAATTAGTCATCAAAGGAACAAGTCACTTCCTTGTATTATCAATAACCTTCACCAAGAGCAGGAATCGCTAAAGTGCAGGAAATCTGGATCCAAGCCGAATTTGTGGTCCGTTTTGAAGAGAATGAAACGATTAGGGGTTTATTTGCCCAATGGGGACGAGTTTCTATCTCCTATTGTCTCCGATACCGATTCTGGTCTCTCGGATAGTCcaaccaacgagtttgagagCCATTCCCGCGTTCCAATGTCCAACCACGATCAATTTGTCAGCACCGCGTACGGGAATGACCCAAGTAACCATTTAAGACATGCTGCTTGGTATCAGCCTGGTCTCTCAAG GGAAATTTCCATGGAGATCCTTTCTTCGGAACCAGTTGGCTCTTTTCTTGTAAGATGCTCAGAGAGTCGACTGGACTCATTTGCCTTGTCCCTAAAGGTGCCAAATGGCTCTGTGATCCACTACCTCATCATCTCTAATCAGCACGGCTGGCGCATCAAG GGCTCCACCAAGGCCTTTTCCTCACTCAGTACCTTGATCATTCACCACTCCGTGATGTCAGAACTCCTACCTTGTCCCTTGTTGATCCACGGGGATCCACTGGAAGATGAGCAGGATCCCACAGCCGATCAATTTGACCTGGCGGATTATCCCGATCTACTTTTCACTTTGCGAAAAGCTTTTGGATCATCCCTGGATTTGAGTGTTCCCACCCATCCATCACAATCACCTTTGTCGGTCGCCTCCTCAGAGGGATCAAATGCATCAGTGTAG